From Marmota flaviventris isolate mMarFla1 chromosome X, mMarFla1.hap1, whole genome shotgun sequence, the proteins below share one genomic window:
- the LOC117794941 gene encoding uncharacterized protein: MGALCPSWPSPAWSQGCGAERLHTAPPSLPLPLFPSPLPPPGPREERENWGAGSLSTAWPRPPSRLFLGPLREPLCWLLLLAPWVRTAPALRSAQLCSAPLHSASTTPLSELRPQPAERARGAATPAPGSGCLLLRARHLAPCDPTVSQVLALFCAPALALSRCLSVGLAVFPPPHPPFPSSLSRLLVPSLALRRGEAASQENPRNLCKKLTMKFKKFFDFGAIFEWNERGKILFHPNFHHPSLCISALYSSSAGREGIESHTLHSACRSWKSNCEVIKRESAAQTSWRTLSTPSGSLQRAPAGSRNTTSTLLAGIWTWKTPVSRKYNHLSKAVTYMHF; encoded by the exons ATGGGCGCCCTGTGTCCTTCTTGGCCCTCACCGGCTTGGAGCCAAGGCTGTGGCGCTGAGCGCCTGCATACCGCCCCCCCTTCCCTACCgctccctcttttcccctccccccttccgCCCCCGGGCCCCAGAGAGGAGCGGGAGAACTGGGGGGCGGGGAGCTTGAGCACCGCGTGGCCACGCCCCCCAAGCCGGCTTTTTCTAGGACCGCTCCGGGAGCCTCTCTGCTGGCTGCTCCTGCTCGCTCCCTGGGTGCGCACCGCTCCTGCCCTGCGCTCTGCTCAGCTCTGCTCGGCTCCACTCCATTCCGCCTCCACCACGCCTCTCTCCGAGCTTCGGCCACAGCCAGCGGAGCGCGCCCGCGGTGCCGCCACCCCAGCCCCCGGCTCTGGGTGCCTGTTGCTCCGTGCCAGGCACCTCGCGCCGTGCGATCCCACCGTCTCCCAAGTCCTGGCCCTGTTCTGTGCCCCGGCCCTCGCCCTCTCTCGCTGTTTGTCTGTCGGTTTAGCTGTCTTTCCGCCTCCCCACCcaccttttccttcctccctgtctCGCTTGCTTGTTCCTTCGCTAGCTCTCAGACGCGGCGAAGCAGCTTCGCAGGAAAATCCCAGAAACCTTTGCAAAAAGCTTACAATGAAATTTAAGAAGTTCTTCGATTTCGGCGCCATTTTCGAGTGGAACGAGAG AGGTAAGATTCTCTTCCATCCTAATTTCCATCACCCATCGCTCTGCATTTCAGCGCTGTATTCATCCTCCGCGGGTCGGGAGGGAATTGAGAGCCACACCCTTCACTCTGCCTGCAGATCCTGGAAATCAAACTGCGAAGTTATTAAAA GAGAGAGTGCCGCCCAAACTTCCTGGAGGACCTTGTCCACGCCATCTGGCTCCCTTCAGAGGGCGCCTGCAGGATCCAG gAACACTACATCAACACTCTTGGCGGGGATCTGGACATGGAAGACTCCTGTTTCAAGAAAATATAATCATCTTTCAAAGGCTGTAACTTATATGCATTTCTAA